One segment of Bacteroides caecimuris DNA contains the following:
- a CDS encoding AAA family ATPase → MEKYLFPDRKRIPYGMMNFALIRREDYYYVDKTHFIPLIEQADRFFFFIRPRRFGKSLTLNVLQHYYDVRTKDKFDELFGDLYIGKYPTRDRNSYLVLYLNFSGIVGELSNYREGLDAHCQICFDYFCEVYADLLPQGIKERLDEKDGAVNQLDFLYHECERAGRDIYLFIDEYDHFTNAILADPESLHRYTNETHGEGYLRAFFNKIKAGTYSSIKRCFITGVSPVTMDDLTSGFNIGTNYSLTSEFNEMMGFTEEEVREMLTYYSTNSPFKHTVDELIGIMKPWYDNYCFAQECYGDTTMYNSNMVLYFVKNYIMSGRAPRDMVEDNIRIDYEKLRMLIRKDKEFAHDASVVQTLVSQGYITGELKKGFPAVSITNPDNFVSLLYYFGMLTISGIHKGKTKLTIPNQVVQEQLYTYLLNTYNDADLSFSSYEKNELASRLAYDGEWKAYFGYIADCLKRYASQRDKQKGEFFVHGFTLAMTAQNRFYRPISEQDTQAGYVDIFLCPLLDIYSDMTHSYIIELKYAKYKDSESRVDELRQEAIEQANRYAETETVKRAVGTTKLHKIVVVYKGMDMPVCEEV, encoded by the coding sequence ATGGAAAAATATTTATTTCCGGATAGAAAGCGCATTCCCTATGGTATGATGAACTTCGCATTAATTCGTCGTGAAGACTATTATTATGTCGACAAAACCCATTTCATACCTCTGATAGAACAGGCAGACCGTTTCTTTTTCTTCATCCGCCCCCGACGTTTCGGCAAAAGCCTGACGCTGAATGTGCTACAACATTATTATGATGTGCGTACTAAAGACAAATTCGATGAACTCTTCGGAGACTTATATATAGGTAAGTATCCCACGCGTGACCGTAATAGTTATCTGGTGCTTTATCTCAATTTCTCCGGAATTGTCGGTGAACTGAGTAACTACCGTGAAGGACTGGATGCACATTGCCAAATCTGTTTTGATTATTTCTGCGAAGTCTATGCCGACCTTCTGCCGCAAGGTATCAAAGAAAGGCTGGATGAAAAGGATGGGGCAGTCAATCAGCTCGACTTTCTTTATCATGAGTGTGAGCGTGCCGGTCGAGATATTTATCTGTTTATTGATGAGTACGACCATTTCACCAACGCCATACTTGCCGACCCCGAAAGCTTGCACCGCTATACCAATGAAACACATGGCGAAGGTTATCTCCGCGCTTTCTTCAACAAGATAAAAGCAGGTACTTATTCCAGTATCAAGCGTTGTTTCATAACGGGCGTCAGCCCTGTAACAATGGATGATTTGACTAGTGGGTTCAATATCGGTACTAATTATTCGCTTACATCCGAATTTAACGAAATGATGGGGTTCACTGAAGAGGAAGTGCGCGAAATGCTGACTTACTATTCAACAAACAGTCCTTTCAAGCATACTGTAGATGAACTGATAGGAATAATGAAACCGTGGTATGACAACTATTGTTTTGCGCAGGAATGTTACGGTGATACCACGATGTATAACTCTAATATGGTACTCTATTTTGTTAAGAACTATATTATGAGTGGTAGGGCGCCACGGGATATGGTAGAAGATAATATCCGTATCGATTATGAAAAATTGCGTATGCTTATCCGTAAGGACAAGGAGTTTGCACATGATGCTTCTGTCGTCCAGACTTTAGTAAGTCAAGGCTATATCACAGGAGAATTGAAGAAAGGTTTCCCTGCTGTCAGCATCACCAATCCGGACAACTTTGTGAGTTTGCTCTATTATTTCGGTATGCTCACTATCAGCGGAATACATAAAGGAAAGACCAAGCTGACCATCCCTAACCAAGTGGTTCAGGAACAACTCTATACCTATCTGCTGAATACATACAATGACGCAGATCTAAGTTTCAGCAGTTATGAGAAGAACGAACTTGCCAGTCGACTTGCTTACGATGGCGAATGGAAAGCCTATTTCGGCTACATTGCCGACTGCCTGAAACGTTACGCTTCCCAACGTGACAAACAGAAAGGTGAATTTTTCGTCCATGGCTTCACCCTTGCCATGACAGCGCAGAACCGCTTTTACCGTCCTATCTCCGAGCAAGATACGCAAGCAGGCTATGTTGATATATTCCTATGTCCCTTGTTGGATATCTATTCCGACATGACGCATAGTTATATTATAGAATTGAAGTATGCAAAATACAAGGACTCTGAAAGCCGTGTGGATGAATTGCGGCAGGAAGCTATCGAACAAGCTAACCGCTATGCAGAAACGGAGACTGTGAAACGAGCTGTTGGCACTACGAAATTGCACAAGATTGTGGTAGTGTATAAAGGGATGGATATGCCGGTATGTGAAGAAGTGTAA
- a CDS encoding glycosyl hydrolase, with product MNKRQWIVLCLLATGGVMQAQQWPDTPMEARPGARWWWLGSAVDEKNLTYNLEEYARAGMGAVEITPIYGVQGNDANEIQFLSPRWMEILKHTQAEGKRTGMEIDMNTGTGWPFGGPEVSIEEAATKAIFQTYEIEGGKEIEQDINVTDPKQQPYSVLSRVMAYDEKGKCINLTAHVKKDKLQWKAPVGKWKVIVLYIGKTRQKVKRAAPGGEGYVMNHLSKKAVKNYLSRFDRAFKSSKTSYPHTFFNDSYEVYQADWTDDFLEQFARRRGYKLEEHFPEFLDESRPEVSRRIVSDYRETISDLLLENFTCQWTDWAHKNGSITRNQAHGSPGNLIDIYAAVDIPECEGFGLSQFHIEGLRQDSLTKKNDSDLSMLKYASSAAHIAGKTYTSSETFTWLTEHFRTSLSQCKPDMDLMFVSGVNHMFFHGTPYSPKEAEWPGWLFYASINMSPTNSIWRDAPSFFNYITRCQSFLQMGRPDNDFLIYLPVYDMWNEQPGRLLLFTIHHMDKLAPKFINAIHRINNSGYDGDYISDNFIRSTRFKDGQLVTSGGTGYKALVVPAAHLMPSDVLAHLYELAKQGATIVFLENYPTDVPGYGQLEQKRKSYQQTLKNLPAVSFSETTVTPIGKGKIITGTDYARTLACCHIPAEEMKTKFGLQTIRRVNDTGHHYFISSLQNKGVDGWITLGTNAKTAALFNPMTGECGEAKVRQVDGKTQVYLQLKSGESIILQTYRQPLQASKPWKYVKEQPFSLRLDHGWKLHFAESKPEIQGTFDIDRPCSWTNIDHPAAQTNMGTGVYSLDIELPALKADNWILDLGDVRESARVRINGQEAGCVWAVPYQLKVGQFLKPGKNHIEIEVTNLPANRIAELDRQGVQWRKFKEINIVDLRYRPADYGHWAPMPSGLNSEVRLIPVDFIQE from the coding sequence ACCTGACATATAATCTGGAAGAATACGCACGTGCCGGTATGGGAGCGGTAGAAATTACTCCTATCTATGGCGTACAAGGCAATGACGCGAATGAAATTCAGTTTCTTTCTCCCCGCTGGATGGAAATACTTAAACATACACAAGCGGAAGGAAAACGTACGGGTATGGAGATTGATATGAATACCGGAACCGGATGGCCTTTTGGCGGACCTGAAGTCAGTATCGAAGAGGCGGCTACCAAGGCTATCTTCCAGACATACGAAATAGAGGGCGGCAAAGAGATTGAACAAGATATCAACGTGACTGACCCTAAACAACAGCCATATTCCGTATTAAGCCGGGTGATGGCATACGATGAGAAAGGCAAATGTATCAACCTGACTGCTCACGTAAAAAAAGACAAGCTGCAATGGAAAGCACCTGTCGGCAAATGGAAAGTGATCGTTCTTTACATCGGAAAGACACGGCAGAAAGTGAAACGGGCAGCTCCGGGAGGAGAAGGATATGTGATGAACCACCTGTCAAAGAAAGCTGTCAAGAACTATCTTTCCCGCTTTGACCGTGCATTCAAGAGTAGCAAGACAAGCTATCCGCATACTTTCTTCAACGATTCATACGAGGTTTATCAAGCAGACTGGACGGATGATTTTCTGGAACAGTTCGCTCGCAGACGGGGATATAAGCTGGAAGAGCATTTCCCTGAATTTCTGGATGAAAGCCGTCCGGAAGTCAGCAGACGTATCGTGTCCGATTACCGGGAGACGATTTCCGACTTGTTATTGGAAAACTTCACCTGTCAATGGACAGACTGGGCACACAAAAACGGTAGTATCACCCGTAATCAGGCACATGGTTCGCCCGGCAATCTGATTGATATTTACGCAGCCGTAGATATTCCCGAATGTGAAGGCTTCGGACTGTCGCAGTTCCATATCGAAGGATTGCGTCAGGATTCGCTGACCAAGAAGAATGATTCGGACCTGTCTATGCTGAAATATGCCTCCTCAGCAGCTCATATTGCAGGAAAAACGTATACTTCTTCGGAGACATTCACCTGGCTGACGGAGCATTTCCGCACTTCCCTGTCGCAATGCAAACCGGATATGGATTTGATGTTCGTTTCCGGTGTCAATCATATGTTCTTCCACGGGACGCCTTACTCTCCGAAAGAAGCCGAATGGCCCGGATGGCTGTTCTATGCTTCTATCAATATGAGCCCGACGAACAGTATTTGGCGTGACGCTCCTTCGTTCTTCAATTATATCACCCGTTGTCAGAGTTTTCTGCAAATGGGACGACCGGATAATGATTTCCTGATTTATCTTCCGGTCTATGACATGTGGAACGAGCAACCGGGACGATTGTTACTGTTCACCATCCACCACATGGATAAACTCGCTCCCAAATTTATCAATGCTATCCATCGTATTAATAACAGCGGATATGACGGGGATTATATCTCTGACAACTTCATCCGCAGCACCCGTTTCAAGGACGGACAGTTGGTTACATCGGGCGGAACGGGTTATAAAGCATTAGTAGTGCCTGCCGCGCACTTGATGCCGAGTGATGTGCTGGCACATCTTTATGAACTGGCCAAGCAAGGAGCTACCATTGTATTCCTCGAAAACTATCCGACGGATGTACCGGGATATGGTCAGTTGGAACAGAAACGGAAAAGTTATCAACAGACTTTGAAGAATCTGCCTGCCGTATCGTTTTCAGAAACAACCGTCACCCCGATTGGGAAAGGTAAGATTATCACCGGAACGGATTATGCACGTACATTGGCCTGTTGCCATATCCCTGCGGAAGAAATGAAAACAAAATTCGGGTTACAGACCATTCGGAGAGTCAATGACACAGGACATCATTACTTCATCTCTTCACTGCAGAACAAAGGAGTAGATGGCTGGATTACTTTAGGTACAAATGCCAAAACAGCCGCTCTCTTTAACCCCATGACCGGAGAATGCGGAGAAGCGAAAGTGCGTCAGGTAGACGGGAAGACACAAGTCTATCTGCAATTAAAATCGGGCGAGTCTATCATCCTGCAAACATACCGACAACCTTTACAAGCATCCAAGCCGTGGAAGTATGTAAAAGAACAACCCTTTAGTCTTCGCCTGGACCATGGCTGGAAATTGCACTTTGCTGAAAGTAAACCGGAGATTCAGGGTACATTTGATATAGACCGTCCATGTTCATGGACAAACATAGATCATCCGGCAGCCCAAACAAATATGGGAACCGGCGTGTATTCTTTGGATATTGAGTTGCCGGCTCTGAAAGCTGACAACTGGATTCTTGACTTGGGAGACGTACGCGAAAGTGCCCGTGTCCGAATCAACGGACAGGAAGCAGGCTGTGTATGGGCAGTGCCTTATCAGCTTAAGGTAGGACAATTCCTGAAACCTGGAAAAAACCACATCGAGATAGAAGTCACTAACCTCCCTGCGAATCGGATTGCAGAATTGGACAGACAGGGAGTGCAGTGGCGCAAATTCAAGGAAATCAATATTGTAGATTTAAGATATCGTCCGGCTGATTATGGACATTGGGCTCCTATGCCTTCCGGTTTGAATAGTGAAGTACGGTTGATTCCGGTAGATTTTATACAAGAGTAA